From Bombus huntii isolate Logan2020A chromosome 4, iyBomHunt1.1, whole genome shotgun sequence, one genomic window encodes:
- the LOC126864752 gene encoding dehydrogenase/reductase SDR family protein 7-like isoform X1, with product MVVNRTRKNIVVNEETLKGWHLIWWLFTLFGFPITIPWLIYHFFDIMQRKRRKSMLSGKVVIITGASSGLGEALAHIFYDCGCKLILISRRKEELQRVKNDLMNIHVTIPTHPPVIVPLDLTNINSLQTEVSKMIDIHGKIDILINNAGISYRGEVVNTNMDVDMKVMLTNYFAQIALTKAVLPYMIQQKSGHIICVSSIQGKISIPYRSAYAASKYALQAWCDCCRAEMYDQNIKVTTVSPGYVRTSLSQNALTGNGQIYGVMDKNTQEGYSPEYVADRILKAVLKEEKDVFIAPFIPKCAVYLRTLCPSLYFWIMQKRAKKAKES from the exons ATGGTTGTGAATCGAACGAGGAAA AACATCGTCGTCAAT GAAGAAACATTAAAAGGTTGGCATCTTATATGGTGGTTATTTACATTATTTGGATTTCCAATTACTATCCCATGGTTGATATATCATTTCTTTGATATAATGcaacgaaaaagaagaaaaagtatGTTAAGTGGGAAG GTTGTGATAATAACTGGAGCCAGTTCTGGATTAGGAGAGGCATTAGCGCATATTTTCTATGACTGTGGCTGTAaacttattttaatttctagaAGAAAGGAGGAATTGCAAAGAGTGAAAAATGACCTAATGAATATTCATGTT ACAATACCAACTCATCCTCCAGTAATTGTGCCATTAGATCTAACTAATATCAATTCTCTACAAACTGAAGTTTCAAAAATGATAGATATCCATGGAAAGATTGATATTTTGATTAATAATGCTGGCATTTCTTATAGAGGTGAAGTTGTTAATACAAATATGGATGTAGATATGAAAGTAATGCTTACAAATTACTTTGCTCAAATTGCTTTGACAAAAg CTGTCCTCCCATATATGATCCAGCAAAAGTCAGGTCACATAATATGTGTTAGTAGCATACAGGGAAAAATTTCAATACCATACAG GTCTGCATATGCAGCTTCTAAATATGCATTACAAGCCTGGTGCGATTGTTGTAGAGCAGAAATGTATGAccaaaatataaaagttacaaCTGTTAGTCCTGGTTATGTAAGAACCTCTCTTTCACAGAATGCATTAACAGGAAATGGGCAAATTTATGGAG TAATGGATAAAAACACACAAGAGGGATATTCTCCAGAATATGTAGCAGATCGTATTTTAAAAGCAGtattgaaagaagagaaagatgTGTTTATTGCACCATTTATTCCAAAATGTGCAGTATATTTACGCACTTTATGTCCATCATTGTATTTCTGGATAATGCAAAAACGAGCTAAAAAGGCAAAAGAATCATAA
- the LOC126864752 gene encoding dehydrogenase/reductase SDR family protein 7-like isoform X2 has translation MVVNRTRKEETLKGWHLIWWLFTLFGFPITIPWLIYHFFDIMQRKRRKSMLSGKVVIITGASSGLGEALAHIFYDCGCKLILISRRKEELQRVKNDLMNIHVTIPTHPPVIVPLDLTNINSLQTEVSKMIDIHGKIDILINNAGISYRGEVVNTNMDVDMKVMLTNYFAQIALTKAVLPYMIQQKSGHIICVSSIQGKISIPYRSAYAASKYALQAWCDCCRAEMYDQNIKVTTVSPGYVRTSLSQNALTGNGQIYGVMDKNTQEGYSPEYVADRILKAVLKEEKDVFIAPFIPKCAVYLRTLCPSLYFWIMQKRAKKAKES, from the exons ATGGTTGTGAATCGAACGAGGAAA GAAGAAACATTAAAAGGTTGGCATCTTATATGGTGGTTATTTACATTATTTGGATTTCCAATTACTATCCCATGGTTGATATATCATTTCTTTGATATAATGcaacgaaaaagaagaaaaagtatGTTAAGTGGGAAG GTTGTGATAATAACTGGAGCCAGTTCTGGATTAGGAGAGGCATTAGCGCATATTTTCTATGACTGTGGCTGTAaacttattttaatttctagaAGAAAGGAGGAATTGCAAAGAGTGAAAAATGACCTAATGAATATTCATGTT ACAATACCAACTCATCCTCCAGTAATTGTGCCATTAGATCTAACTAATATCAATTCTCTACAAACTGAAGTTTCAAAAATGATAGATATCCATGGAAAGATTGATATTTTGATTAATAATGCTGGCATTTCTTATAGAGGTGAAGTTGTTAATACAAATATGGATGTAGATATGAAAGTAATGCTTACAAATTACTTTGCTCAAATTGCTTTGACAAAAg CTGTCCTCCCATATATGATCCAGCAAAAGTCAGGTCACATAATATGTGTTAGTAGCATACAGGGAAAAATTTCAATACCATACAG GTCTGCATATGCAGCTTCTAAATATGCATTACAAGCCTGGTGCGATTGTTGTAGAGCAGAAATGTATGAccaaaatataaaagttacaaCTGTTAGTCCTGGTTATGTAAGAACCTCTCTTTCACAGAATGCATTAACAGGAAATGGGCAAATTTATGGAG TAATGGATAAAAACACACAAGAGGGATATTCTCCAGAATATGTAGCAGATCGTATTTTAAAAGCAGtattgaaagaagagaaagatgTGTTTATTGCACCATTTATTCCAAAATGTGCAGTATATTTACGCACTTTATGTCCATCATTGTATTTCTGGATAATGCAAAAACGAGCTAAAAAGGCAAAAGAATCATAA
- the LOC126864760 gene encoding transmembrane protein 11 homolog, mitochondrial, translating into MVDEAGDRDDSSNVAIIKEVYDNENAHETFEYELERALESECSLIVIEPSKLGDETSRWIAVGNCLHKTAALSGLAAITTGLIWGDQPYICGPLGFISVISCGLYTVSWQFDPCCQYQVETDTSKLPHVELLAVLGPSSPTFLVRKDDTRRRILHTTITLVALSISAWRVYQAFK; encoded by the exons ATGGTAGATGAAGCTGGTGACAG GGATGATTCCTCAAATGTTGCCATCATCAAAGAGGTATACGATAATGAAAATGCACATGAGACATTTGAATATGAACTAGAAAGAGCATTAGAATCTGAATGCAGTTTAATTGTTATTGAGCCATCTAAATTAGGTGATGAAACCTCCAGGTGGATAGCAGTAGGAAATTGTCTTCATAAGACTGCAGCATTGTCTGGTCTTGCTGCCATAACTACAG GTTTGATTTGGGGTGACCAGCCCTATATTTGTGGTCCATTAGGTTTTATATCTGTAATATCCTGTGGACTTTATACTGTTTCTTGGCAGTTTGACCCCTGCTGCCAATATCAAGTAGAGACTGACACAAGCAAATTGCCGCATGTAGAATTGTTAGCAGTTCTAGGACCATCGTCTCCAACATTTCTCGTAAGAAAAGATGATACAAGAAGAAGAATTCTTCACACGACTATTACATTGGTAGCTCTCAGCATCAGTGCTTGGAGAGTTTATCAGGCATTTAAATGA